The Leptospira licerasiae serovar Varillal str. VAR 010 genome segment CAAAATTCCGAGCCAAGAACTCCATGGACGGGAATTCCGGAAGGTTTTCGCTGTGGACTGGGGGTCGGTTACTAGTTTAGAGGTTTTCATTCTTCTTTTATCTTAGGACCCGAACTTTTGATTTTAAATTCTTGATCCTTCTTCCAGGGTTTTCATTTTATTGTTAAGAATGAGTGAAGGAAGAACTTCTTGGAATGCATCCAAATGGCGGGAATGGTTTTCCGAGGGTGAGATTGTTCCTTACTTCCAACCCATTTTATCCGTCGAAAAAGATTCCATCTTCGGTTACGAGGCTCTAGCTCGTTTTATAGATAGGGAAGGCGCTGTCCATAGTCTCGGCCCATTCTTCTTGGCCGATATTCCCCATTCTTTTTCAGTTATCGAAAGAGAAGAATTCAAAAATCTTAAATTAGAAATTGATAGGACCATTCGCAAAAAAGCGGTGGAGAAGATCAGTAATACTCCAGGCCTCGATCCCAAAACAAAACTTTTTCTGAATATATCTCCTTCTTTTATGCAGGACTATCTTTCCTCCAAAACGGATGAGGAACCTTATACTTTACAGATCGCAAAAAGTTCCGGTCTCGACCCTAAAAGGATCGTGATCGAGATTGTAGAAGAACATTTTTCAGGTGAAATAGATCAGCTAAAACCATTGATCAATCTATACAAACGATCCGGATTTTTAGTGGCGATAGACGATCTCGGCTCCAAATCCTCTAATTTGGATCGGATAGGCGCTTTACACCCTGATATTATAAAAGTGGACCTCGGACTTATACGTAGCTCTGTCGCCTCTCGAAATTTCCAAGAGATATTATTCACTCTATCTAGACTTGCCGAAAGTTTAGGATGTTCTCTTTTATTCGAAGGTTTGGAAACAGAGACGGAACTTTACAATGCTCTCACATATGGAGCCAGATTTTTGCAAGGTTTCTATTTTGCCGAGCCTGGCCCTGAGTTAATGGATATCAACGGTTTGAGTATCCGATTCTCACAGCTTCATGAATTATTCTTTAATTATAAGAAATACCAGTTGTTACGCAGGATAAAAAAGGAAAAGGAGCTAGAAGATCGTCTGGAATCCTCCGGCATAGAAGTTATCTCTTCTAACGGGATTGTAACCGTTAAATTAAGAAATTCTTATCTACTAGAAAAATCCGTTTTTAGGATGTATGTAACTAATCATGAGGGGAGACAACTTTCTCCGAACTATTCCGGGATCTCCGATTCAGGAATGTTGGAAGACGATTCTTTTGTGGGAAGGAATTGGAGCTGGAGACCTTATTTTTTGGAACAGTTCTATAAGAATGCAAAAGATTCTTCCGGTGGTTGGATTGCAAGTAACCCGTATTACGATCTGGAAAGTAATCTGCTCTTAGTCACTTATTCCAAAAGAATGGAAGAAGGAAATGTTCTCTTCGTAGATGTACGAATGTGGGATTTTCCTTAAGTTTAGCCGACTTTTACACCCGCGTCTGAAAGCATACGATTTACGTTGTCTATAAAACGTTTTTTCTCTCCCGGCCTTGCAGAGTTCCCTTCCAAGGAAAGTCCTACATATAAGTTTCCATCGGTATCTCTTGCAATGGAACGAACTACTCCGTAAGCGGTGATCGGAGATTGCATTTTGAAAAATATGTCGAATGTAAATCCTTTTCTTCTAGGTAGCTCGCTATTTAGATCCGGATGATTGATCTTAACTCTTAAACCGCCTGTGGAAAGATCTATTACAGAGAATCTTTCCTTTACTAGAATTGTATTGGATTCTCTGATACGATCCACCATATCAAAAGTAAGAGTTTTGATCTCCATTACTTCGGAAATATCAATTTCTCTAGTCCTATTTTGGGCATGAACATAGCCGATAGGAATTGCCTGCTCGTCATGGTTGATGTAGATAACCGGAACGATCAGTTCGGATTTGATCTTTTGGTTGGCGTATTCTATGATCTTTTTACGAACATCATCCTCGTCTCCAAGCTCGTGTTCATAATCTATGAATCCGTTCGGATCGGATGATTTATAACAATCCGGTTTTTGAGTATTCGGAATATATAATATTTTACCTGTCTTTTTGACTAGGTCGAATTTATCTCCGATGGAGTTGAAAACGTCGATTTTGACTATATCGAACTTAGGTTTGAGAGTTCTTTCCG includes the following:
- a CDS encoding EAL domain-containing protein — its product is MSEGRTSWNASKWREWFSEGEIVPYFQPILSVEKDSIFGYEALARFIDREGAVHSLGPFFLADIPHSFSVIEREEFKNLKLEIDRTIRKKAVEKISNTPGLDPKTKLFLNISPSFMQDYLSSKTDEEPYTLQIAKSSGLDPKRIVIEIVEEHFSGEIDQLKPLINLYKRSGFLVAIDDLGSKSSNLDRIGALHPDIIKVDLGLIRSSVASRNFQEILFTLSRLAESLGCSLLFEGLETETELYNALTYGARFLQGFYFAEPGPELMDINGLSIRFSQLHELFFNYKKYQLLRRIKKEKELEDRLESSGIEVISSNGIVTVKLRNSYLLEKSVFRMYVTNHEGRQLSPNYSGISDSGMLEDDSFVGRNWSWRPYFLEQFYKNAKDSSGGWIASNPYYDLESNLLLVTYSKRMEEGNVLFVDVRMWDFP
- a CDS encoding DUF1577 domain-containing protein — translated: MEKVQRKQRDKEFITDPGKRLHIIGKFLLKTDLLVRDTETHESVQLLSVNKDATKILVQGRMAEQFKLNAHIVLYKLLARYVELECEVLEEKPNNQYIMQVEHVSIASRERKFTRIKPPEGSVWITNLRTSRTTIDANLFNIPTSVKVNFADTERTLKPKFDIVKIDVFNSIGDKFDLVKKTGKILYIPNTQKPDCYKSSDPNGFIDYEHELGDEDDVRKKIIEYANQKIKSELIVPVIYINHDEQAIPIGYVHAQNRTREIDISEVMEIKTLTFDMVDRIRESNTILVKERFSVIDLSTGGLRVKINHPDLNSELPRRKGFTFDIFFKMQSPITAYGVVRSIARDTDGNLYVGLSLEGNSARPGEKKRFIDNVNRMLSDAGVKVG